In Nitrospira sp., the following are encoded in one genomic region:
- a CDS encoding DEAD/DEAH box helicase, giving the protein MANRNAAEYHMKHGPSSESATPTVTGFSPGFAALGLEAPLLATLETLGYEEPTPIQREAIPPLLAGRDLLGQAATGTGKTAAFALPMLQSISHAARACPSALVLVPTRELAIQVGEAVQRYGKELRVSVLPVYGGQAIGPQLHRLKRGVDVVVATPGRALDHIRRGTLKLQEVRIVVLDEADEMLDMGFAEDLEAILAGTPKIKQTALFSATIPPRIRAIAHRHLQDAIEITIAKEPVKAGTAPRVQQTAYIVARSHRAAALARVVEVAGANSALVFCRTRLEVDEVTAMLAGRGHRAEAIHGGMSQGQRDRVMQAFKAGQTELLVATDVAARGLDIPQVSHVINYDLPSSAEVYVHRIGRTGRAGREGAAITILDPREQRLLRAIEQHTKARVTILPVPSVADLRAKQLDRVQGTVEQVLRDGQLDAFKPLVERLSAHPPAEVAAAALKLLIRAQGGERQEQEIPAVPVRQPEFGRLIRDTRHSSGPVHRSAGPDRPPTGRSRQGGRTVEMARVYVGVGRAAGIRPGDLVGAIANEARVNSSLIGAIEIEDRFSIVDVPASMASDIIKTLGRARIKGRTVSVRLFRE; this is encoded by the coding sequence ATGGCAAACAGAAATGCCGCTGAGTACCATATGAAGCATGGCCCGTCCTCAGAGTCCGCTACCCCCACCGTAACGGGATTTTCACCAGGCTTCGCCGCCTTAGGCCTTGAAGCACCGCTACTCGCGACATTGGAAACGCTGGGTTACGAAGAACCTACTCCCATCCAGCGCGAAGCGATTCCTCCGCTCTTGGCAGGACGAGATTTGCTTGGACAGGCTGCGACCGGCACCGGTAAGACCGCGGCCTTCGCATTGCCGATGCTGCAGTCCATCAGTCATGCAGCGAGGGCATGCCCGTCTGCGCTTGTGCTCGTACCGACCCGCGAGTTGGCGATTCAAGTCGGGGAAGCGGTGCAGCGGTACGGAAAGGAATTACGAGTGAGCGTGCTGCCGGTGTATGGTGGGCAGGCTATCGGTCCTCAGTTGCACAGGCTGAAGCGGGGAGTCGACGTGGTCGTCGCCACACCTGGTCGCGCACTGGATCATATTCGCCGTGGCACGCTGAAACTGCAGGAGGTGCGGATCGTCGTCTTGGACGAAGCAGACGAAATGCTCGACATGGGATTTGCGGAGGATCTGGAGGCGATCCTGGCCGGGACGCCCAAGATCAAACAGACTGCCTTGTTTTCGGCGACCATCCCTCCAAGAATCCGCGCGATCGCCCATCGGCATCTGCAGGACGCGATCGAGATCACCATTGCCAAAGAACCGGTCAAGGCCGGCACGGCTCCACGGGTCCAGCAGACGGCCTATATCGTCGCGAGATCTCATCGGGCGGCGGCGCTTGCCCGTGTGGTCGAGGTGGCAGGCGCGAACTCCGCACTGGTCTTCTGCAGAACCAGACTGGAGGTCGATGAAGTGACGGCCATGTTGGCGGGCCGTGGTCATCGAGCTGAGGCCATTCACGGCGGCATGAGTCAGGGGCAGCGTGACCGTGTCATGCAGGCGTTCAAGGCCGGGCAAACCGAATTGCTTGTGGCGACTGATGTGGCGGCGCGCGGGCTGGATATTCCGCAGGTATCCCACGTCATCAACTACGACCTTCCGTCCTCCGCTGAAGTGTATGTCCATCGGATCGGCCGGACCGGACGGGCCGGCCGGGAGGGTGCGGCGATCACCATTCTCGACCCTCGTGAACAGCGTCTCCTACGGGCAATCGAACAACACACGAAGGCTCGGGTCACCATTCTGCCGGTCCCGAGCGTGGCAGATCTTCGTGCCAAGCAGTTGGATCGCGTGCAAGGTACAGTTGAGCAGGTGTTACGCGATGGCCAGTTGGATGCGTTCAAGCCTCTCGTCGAGAGGCTCTCCGCCCACCCACCGGCAGAGGTGGCGGCAGCGGCGTTGAAGCTACTGATTCGCGCGCAAGGTGGCGAACGTCAGGAGCAGGAGATCCCTGCCGTACCTGTCAGGCAACCGGAATTTGGACGGCTGATTCGGGATACAAGGCATTCGAGTGGTCCGGTTCATAGATCGGCTGGACCAGACCGTCCTCCGACAGGAAGGTCACGGCAGGGCGGGCGAACGGTTGAGATGGCGCGGGTGTATGTAGGCGTAGGGCGAGCGGCAGGCATCAGACCAGGCGATTTAGTGGGGGCGATTGCCAACGAGGCGAGGGTCAATTCCAGCCTCATCGGTGCCATCGAAATCGAAGATCGGTTTTCCATCGTTGATGTACCGGCATCTATGGCCTCAGACATTATCAAAACACTTGGCCGCGCTCGCATCAAGGGCCGCACTGTGTCCGTACGACTGTTTCGAGAGTAG
- a CDS encoding STAS domain-containing protein, producing MDQETRHTLTMTSHENAGVTLVKMQGSLSATTAEQGIQEMKRIVDTGTKKVIINLADVDYISSGGIRVLILACKQLNNVHGEMKIAAAKGMVKEALEASGFNLLNRVYGENIQLCNTEEEALAAFSS from the coding sequence ATGGACCAAGAGACCCGACACACGTTGACGATGACCTCTCACGAGAACGCCGGGGTTACCCTCGTCAAGATGCAAGGGAGCCTTTCCGCCACCACGGCCGAACAAGGGATCCAGGAGATGAAAAGGATCGTGGACACAGGTACGAAAAAGGTGATCATCAACCTGGCTGACGTGGACTATATCAGCAGCGGCGGCATCCGGGTCCTGATTCTGGCCTGCAAGCAGTTGAACAACGTTCACGGAGAGATGAAGATTGCCGCAGCGAAGGGGATGGTCAAAGAAGCGCTTGAGGCCAGTGGATTTAATCTGCTGAACCGCGTGTATGGTGAAAATATTCAATTGTGCAACACGGAAGAAGAGGCTCTGGCTGCATTTTCAAGCTAG
- a CDS encoding anti-sigma factor antagonist (This anti-anti-sigma factor, or anti-sigma factor antagonist, belongs to a family that includes characterized members SpoIIAA, RsbV, RsfA, and RsfB.) produces MLGICDPLLAASSMLLGGAAAYVVLSIAERMRASDAGPIKFRWLTIGAIAAGLEIWAIHYIGNLAFCPPVSAAQDSALAVLSLLSAGATGAVAVYMISSHADGRMRLVSGGMLMGACMTLTHFSSMMAVHQPIDLQNDVLLFVLSVTGIVGLSIAVLALGAWNIAYGNWRVTEKASAMGFALAGSHLIGMIPTYNISNMTTSAPPGIEVDLLAVVAVSLSTLLAIIDRHVTKASSLARDSHARMIEAIESVPQGFSLFDADDRLVICNRKYREVVSQPGAEVQPGDSFESIIRRIAKRGDIPAATGDIDSWVKMRLDMHHNPRGPYIQYRSSGEWVMINEKKTQDGGIVAIATDITALKNAEQAAEDAKARLVDSLALVEAAKARMQEELNVGRDIQQSMLPRRFPAFPDRKELELYAVLEPALEIGGDLYDFFLVDDHRLCFVIGDVSGNGVPAALFMAMTKIMVKTRAASDPSPASIVTHVNDALSAENESCMFVTLYLGILNLRNGTLLTTNAGHNPPLLKRRDGQFEWLTAQDGPLVGPMPGIAFKESLIQLGPGDELFLYTDGVTEADNRRRELFGKDRLKTILDQSMAVSVVDRISEVMKAVKTFVGDAPQADDITILGIRYLGVAPSDVAVSVFRQTMLNRLAAIPVVQMAFERYVSQWERAKPLIPTLNMALDDLLNNIVQYAFPNDPTEHTIAVEGEVRDECVTLTMTDDGIPFNPLTVATPDLSLLLHEREIGGLGIHLVRSMFDEVTYHRNVGRNVLTVKKKLVSEPSAPLKRPDQTGIRMFEGGWKSPQPGQDSTSMAMSVISHRSDDVMIVTPQNRFDTNSSPEVERILTEHIERGERQIVLDLARISYISSIGLRVILKAVMSMTRVGGRVVLSGGNDHVRAVLQLSGALMMSLHASTLEDAISKIRETG; encoded by the coding sequence GTGCTCGGAATCTGTGATCCCTTGCTTGCCGCTTCCTCGATGCTGCTGGGTGGCGCGGCCGCTTACGTCGTCCTCAGCATTGCCGAGCGGATGCGCGCTTCCGACGCGGGTCCCATCAAGTTCCGGTGGCTCACTATCGGTGCCATCGCGGCCGGTCTAGAAATATGGGCGATTCATTACATCGGCAATCTGGCGTTCTGTCCGCCGGTCTCAGCAGCCCAGGACTCAGCGCTCGCCGTTCTTTCCCTCCTGTCCGCCGGGGCGACAGGGGCCGTGGCCGTGTATATGATCAGCAGTCATGCCGACGGTCGAATGAGGCTCGTCTCCGGAGGGATGCTGATGGGTGCTTGCATGACCCTGACCCATTTCTCCAGCATGATGGCAGTCCACCAGCCGATCGATCTCCAGAATGACGTGTTGCTCTTTGTGCTGTCGGTTACGGGAATCGTAGGACTGAGTATCGCCGTCCTCGCACTCGGAGCCTGGAATATCGCGTACGGAAATTGGCGGGTGACGGAAAAGGCGAGTGCCATGGGGTTTGCGCTTGCCGGATCCCACCTCATCGGGATGATTCCGACGTACAACATTTCCAACATGACGACTAGTGCGCCGCCGGGAATCGAGGTGGATCTACTCGCGGTCGTCGCGGTATCGCTCTCGACACTCCTGGCCATCATTGATCGCCATGTGACGAAGGCATCAAGTCTGGCACGAGATAGCCATGCCCGAATGATCGAGGCGATCGAAAGCGTCCCGCAAGGATTTTCGCTCTTCGACGCGGACGACCGTCTGGTGATCTGTAACCGCAAGTATCGCGAAGTGGTTTCTCAGCCTGGTGCCGAGGTTCAACCCGGCGACTCGTTTGAATCGATCATTCGCCGCATTGCGAAACGAGGCGATATACCCGCCGCAACGGGGGATATCGATTCCTGGGTGAAAATGCGTCTCGACATGCACCACAATCCTCGCGGGCCCTACATTCAATACCGCTCCAGCGGAGAGTGGGTCATGATCAACGAGAAGAAGACACAAGATGGCGGGATCGTGGCCATTGCAACAGACATTACGGCGCTGAAAAATGCCGAACAGGCCGCCGAGGATGCCAAGGCGCGGTTAGTAGATTCGTTGGCGTTGGTGGAGGCGGCGAAGGCCCGCATGCAGGAAGAACTGAACGTCGGCCGGGATATTCAGCAGAGCATGCTCCCACGCCGGTTCCCGGCCTTTCCGGACCGGAAGGAGCTGGAGCTCTATGCGGTGCTCGAACCGGCCCTGGAAATCGGAGGCGATTTGTACGACTTCTTCCTGGTCGATGACCATCGGCTCTGTTTCGTCATCGGCGATGTGTCGGGCAACGGGGTCCCTGCTGCGCTCTTCATGGCGATGACCAAGATCATGGTGAAAACCAGGGCGGCGTCGGATCCCTCACCGGCGAGTATCGTCACCCATGTGAACGATGCGCTCAGCGCGGAGAACGAGAGCTGCATGTTTGTCACCCTGTACCTGGGCATCCTGAATCTCCGCAACGGCACCCTTCTTACCACGAACGCAGGTCATAATCCTCCTCTGCTGAAGCGACGAGATGGACAGTTCGAGTGGTTGACGGCTCAAGACGGGCCCCTCGTCGGTCCTATGCCTGGCATCGCATTCAAGGAGAGCCTCATCCAATTAGGACCGGGAGATGAGCTCTTCTTGTACACCGATGGGGTTACCGAAGCCGACAATAGACGGCGCGAACTGTTCGGCAAGGACCGGTTGAAAACGATTCTCGACCAATCCATGGCTGTTTCAGTGGTCGATCGGATCAGTGAGGTCATGAAGGCGGTGAAGACCTTTGTCGGTGACGCTCCGCAGGCGGACGATATCACCATATTGGGGATACGGTATCTCGGTGTCGCCCCGTCTGATGTGGCGGTCAGCGTATTTCGTCAGACCATGCTCAACCGATTGGCGGCCATCCCCGTGGTACAGATGGCGTTTGAGCGATATGTGAGTCAATGGGAACGGGCCAAGCCGTTGATCCCTACACTCAACATGGCGCTGGATGATCTCCTCAACAATATCGTGCAATATGCCTTCCCGAATGATCCGACAGAGCACACCATCGCGGTGGAAGGCGAAGTGCGCGATGAGTGCGTGACCCTGACCATGACGGATGACGGGATTCCCTTCAACCCCTTAACGGTCGCTACCCCGGATCTGTCGCTACTCCTGCACGAACGCGAGATCGGCGGTTTGGGAATTCATCTGGTGCGCTCCATGTTTGACGAGGTGACGTACCATCGCAACGTGGGGCGCAACGTCTTGACAGTGAAAAAGAAGCTCGTATCTGAGCCGTCCGCTCCTCTGAAACGTCCCGATCAAACCGGAATCAGGATGTTCGAAGGTGGATGGAAGTCGCCACAACCTGGGCAAGACTCAACGAGCATGGCCATGAGCGTCATATCACACCGAAGCGATGATGTGATGATCGTCACCCCGCAGAACCGCTTTGACACGAACAGCTCACCGGAGGTCGAGCGCATCCTGACGGAACATATCGAGCGTGGGGAACGGCAGATCGTCCTGGATCTCGCTCGAATTTCCTACATTTCATCCATTGGACTACGAGTGATCCTGAAAGCCGTGATGTCCATGACGCGAGTGGGAGGGAGAGTCGTCCTGAGTGGAGGGAATGACCATGTCAGAGCAGTACTCCAACTGAGTGGGGCCTTGATGATGAGCCTCCATGCCTCCACGCTGGAGGACGCCATCTCAAAGATCCGAGAGACAGGTTAA
- the lepB gene encoding signal peptidase I — protein sequence MGCSATPVAQSDRDSESQTVFYQLAELEVASERLYESIVDQADVARYSRQLEVESDLADPFTSPEMERIARSFARSLRVMLFDLAPANFWEQHLAQYYASKLSAAEARWLVRRYSSEILVPTSRVQELRWNFVTDRLPDLLPAVRAQSHRLQISNEAMVPTLLPGDHVIAHRTAYHAAEPQRGDIVVYRYPDESGTLFLQRVIGVPGDRIDIRNQVVLVNEKTVTEPYVQHTDGSSMAGNVRDNLGPMTVPPDTYFVLGDNREESLDSRFLGPINKENILGQVRFIYWSVDPGTRTPRWDRLDQPVH from the coding sequence ATGGGGTGTAGCGCCACCCCTGTGGCTCAATCTGACCGTGACAGCGAGTCGCAGACCGTTTTTTATCAGCTGGCCGAACTTGAGGTGGCGTCGGAGCGATTGTACGAGTCGATCGTGGACCAGGCCGATGTTGCGAGGTACAGTCGCCAGCTGGAGGTCGAGTCTGATCTTGCCGATCCGTTCACTTCACCGGAGATGGAGCGTATCGCGCGGTCGTTCGCGCGCTCACTCAGAGTGATGCTGTTCGATCTGGCCCCGGCAAATTTCTGGGAGCAGCATCTCGCGCAATACTATGCCTCGAAATTGTCTGCTGCAGAAGCCAGATGGTTGGTCAGAAGATATAGCAGCGAGATCCTCGTCCCGACGTCCAGGGTGCAGGAGCTTCGCTGGAATTTTGTGACGGACCGCCTGCCGGATCTGTTGCCGGCTGTGCGGGCACAGTCCCATCGGCTCCAGATCTCGAATGAGGCGATGGTACCGACGCTCTTGCCGGGAGACCATGTGATTGCGCATAGGACTGCGTATCATGCAGCCGAGCCTCAGCGCGGCGATATAGTCGTCTATCGCTATCCAGACGAGAGTGGGACGCTCTTCTTGCAGCGCGTGATCGGGGTTCCCGGCGATCGGATCGACATCCGCAATCAGGTGGTCCTTGTGAACGAAAAAACCGTGACTGAACCCTATGTGCAACATACCGATGGATCCAGTATGGCCGGAAACGTCCGTGATAACCTCGGCCCTATGACCGTGCCTCCCGACACCTATTTTGTCTTAGGTGACAACCGGGAGGAGAGTCTAGATAGCCGCTTCTTGGGACCGATCAACAAGGAAAACATTCTGGGTCAGGTGCGGTTCATCTACTGGTCGGTTGATCCCGGCACGCGGACTCCTCGCTGGGATCGTCTTGATCAACCGGTGCATTGA
- a CDS encoding outer membrane beta-barrel protein — protein MINRKLIGLASLALYAGFLVCPTDGSAEWYVDAYAGAVWTENANLTVTSTLGTTTTYQDLDVHNTWTAGGRGGYWLDKGKMDWLGFGLDVFFFDLKTPPGQQVGVTGTGGSTTIDANWSLPAWGIGFDVLRLRLPLLRDEQFLHGRVQPYIAAGPTLFITYAGQNTFVQPTGQSSTDVSVGVKVDAGATFMLTKRIGAFAQYRFTHFTAELNYQNNQPAPATETFKTTYDSHHVIAGLSLNF, from the coding sequence ATGATCAATCGAAAGCTCATCGGCCTGGCTAGTCTCGCGCTGTACGCGGGGTTTCTGGTATGTCCAACGGACGGATCGGCTGAATGGTATGTGGATGCCTACGCGGGAGCCGTCTGGACCGAAAACGCGAACTTGACCGTGACCAGCACGTTAGGGACTACAACGACCTACCAGGACCTCGACGTCCATAACACTTGGACGGCCGGTGGCCGTGGGGGGTACTGGCTGGATAAGGGGAAGATGGACTGGCTTGGATTCGGGTTGGATGTCTTCTTCTTCGACCTCAAGACGCCCCCCGGACAACAGGTGGGCGTGACCGGAACTGGGGGCAGTACCACGATAGATGCCAATTGGAGCTTGCCGGCATGGGGAATCGGCTTCGACGTGCTCCGTCTGCGACTCCCGCTCCTTCGAGACGAACAATTCCTCCATGGGCGTGTGCAGCCGTACATCGCCGCCGGCCCTACCCTGTTCATTACCTACGCGGGCCAGAACACATTTGTTCAGCCGACTGGACAAAGCTCCACCGACGTTTCCGTCGGAGTGAAAGTCGACGCCGGCGCAACCTTCATGCTCACGAAACGAATCGGAGCGTTCGCGCAATATCGCTTCACGCACTTCACCGCTGAATTGAACTATCAGAACAACCAGCCGGCCCCAGCCACTGAAACATTCAAGACCACTTACGACTCGCACCATGTCATCGCAGGACTGTCCCTGAACTTTTGA
- a CDS encoding geranylgeranyl reductase family protein, translating into MNRTYDVIVVGGGPAGACAAWGLAKAGVAVAVIEKAALPRYKTCGGGIVGRAMQALPLDLRHVVEQDCYTAQLNFLPGKLSFTTHRPTPIVSMTMRAQFDYALLSAAQEAGATVHQRCALDKVLFHGDFVTLVTGTGSMSARFVVAADGALSTVSRTIDLADGRVMIPALEYEATVPHDRLDTFHGIARFDFGLIPHGYAWVFPKQQHLSIGVLSMVRRGSDLKQAMTHYLDLLGCGPVTQIERHGFVIPIRPRRGPFADKRILLVGDAAGFADPVTGEGISFAVRSGLMAAQSLVDGLLEEEPVRQAYTSSLTATILPELQRGRLLARLLYDFPRIRSWAFSQLGQPLCEAVTDVMAGERQYQDLALKPRTLLRLFSPSWLRNSAPGPARPRDDRV; encoded by the coding sequence ATGAACCGCACCTATGACGTCATTGTGGTCGGCGGTGGACCGGCCGGGGCTTGCGCGGCCTGGGGGCTGGCGAAGGCGGGCGTGGCGGTCGCCGTCATCGAGAAAGCCGCTCTGCCCCGGTACAAGACCTGTGGTGGCGGGATCGTTGGGCGCGCCATGCAGGCGCTGCCGCTGGATCTGCGTCATGTCGTCGAACAGGACTGTTATACAGCACAGCTGAATTTTCTCCCTGGAAAATTGTCCTTCACAACGCATCGACCGACTCCCATCGTTTCGATGACGATGCGAGCTCAGTTTGACTATGCTCTGCTTTCCGCTGCGCAAGAAGCGGGGGCTACAGTTCACCAACGGTGCGCCCTAGACAAAGTCTTGTTCCACGGCGATTTCGTCACGCTCGTTACTGGTACAGGCTCGATGAGCGCCAGGTTTGTCGTGGCAGCCGACGGGGCACTCAGTACAGTCTCACGAACCATCGATCTCGCCGATGGACGAGTCATGATTCCGGCTCTGGAGTACGAAGCGACGGTGCCCCATGACCGGTTGGACACATTTCATGGGATTGCAAGATTCGATTTTGGATTGATTCCCCATGGGTACGCCTGGGTGTTTCCCAAGCAACAGCATCTGTCAATCGGAGTCTTGTCGATGGTGCGGCGGGGGAGCGACCTCAAACAGGCGATGACGCACTATCTCGACCTGCTTGGCTGTGGTCCCGTCACGCAGATCGAGCGACACGGCTTCGTCATTCCGATCCGCCCGCGACGAGGGCCGTTCGCCGACAAACGCATCCTGTTGGTCGGCGATGCCGCCGGCTTTGCCGATCCTGTCACCGGGGAAGGCATTTCATTCGCTGTTCGAAGCGGCCTGATGGCAGCCCAATCGTTGGTTGACGGGCTTCTGGAAGAGGAGCCTGTACGACAAGCCTATACCAGTTCACTGACTGCAACGATCCTTCCGGAACTGCAAAGAGGACGATTGCTGGCCCGACTGCTGTACGATTTTCCTCGAATACGATCGTGGGCGTTTTCTCAACTGGGGCAGCCTCTCTGTGAAGCGGTGACGGACGTGATGGCTGGGGAGAGGCAGTATCAAGACTTGGCGCTCAAGCCACGAACCCTGCTCCGACTCTTTTCACCAAGCTGGTTAAGAAACTCCGCCCCCGGGCCTGCTCGGCCACGCGATGATCGAGTCTGA
- a CDS encoding zinc metallopeptidase, with protein MVRLVLLLIVVALVLVGPQLWTRRVFAKHSTPRADYPGTGGELARHLLNRFDLQHITVEPTETGDHYDPVVKAVRLTPAIFDGKSLTAITIAAHEVGHAIQDHLGYQPLAERTKLVRIAQGAEKVGAVLMMGIPVAAAVARTPVASVVVMMAGMATMGISTLVHLVTLPVEWDASFGRALPILRQGQYLSSEDEQGARSILTAAALTYVAASLASLLNLWRWIAFLRR; from the coding sequence ATGGTGCGTCTCGTCCTACTCTTGATCGTGGTTGCCCTAGTCCTTGTCGGACCGCAGCTCTGGACCAGGCGGGTCTTTGCCAAACATAGCACGCCTCGTGCAGACTATCCGGGAACCGGGGGAGAATTGGCCCGGCACCTGCTCAATCGGTTCGACCTGCAGCACATCACAGTTGAACCGACCGAGACCGGCGATCACTACGATCCTGTCGTCAAAGCGGTCCGCCTGACGCCCGCTATCTTCGATGGGAAATCCCTCACAGCGATTACGATCGCCGCGCACGAGGTCGGACATGCCATTCAAGACCACCTGGGTTACCAGCCGCTGGCGGAGCGCACCAAGCTCGTGCGGATCGCACAGGGTGCGGAGAAGGTCGGCGCGGTCCTGATGATGGGGATTCCGGTCGCAGCGGCTGTGGCCCGAACGCCGGTCGCGAGTGTCGTCGTCATGATGGCCGGAATGGCAACGATGGGGATCTCCACGCTGGTCCACCTCGTCACGCTCCCAGTCGAGTGGGACGCCAGCTTTGGTCGTGCCCTTCCCATACTCCGGCAGGGCCAGTACCTCTCGTCTGAAGATGAGCAGGGCGCCCGCAGCATTCTCACCGCCGCTGCGTTGACCTACGTCGCCGCCTCTCTCGCCAGCCTGCTGAACCTGTGGCGTTGGATCGCGTTCCTTCGGCGATAA
- a CDS encoding restriction endonuclease subunit S has translation MSKWPMTRLSAVLVPVSRPESVRSDIAYKMLGAHWYAEGLYTKEIKSGSEIQAAKVYRVEEGDFVYNRLFAWKGSFAIAARENHDCYVSNEFPCFMVRQDRADGQYLWRYFSRISAWEDALGLSTGGTPTSRNRLKEEKLLAMAIPLPPLPEQRRIVARIEVLAANAAEARFLHQQASQEAEALLTTARRAIISRSTQQTIPLEDACAAIIDNLHSNPRLSETGVPCIRSPDVGYGKLNLHGAQRTDEDEYRKRTVRGEPQADDIVLVREGGGTGKCALVLPGQRFSLGQRVMMLRPNCNRIAPRFFLHQLLSPLIQEEQIQPLSTGSASPHLNIAALKKFNLRVPSLGEQRRIVAYLDGLQAKVDALKKLQAETAVELAALLPSILDKAFKGEL, from the coding sequence ATGAGCAAGTGGCCGATGACGCGGCTCAGTGCGGTCCTTGTGCCTGTGAGTCGGCCTGAGTCTGTTCGCTCAGATATTGCGTACAAGATGTTGGGAGCTCACTGGTACGCAGAAGGTTTATACACAAAGGAAATTAAGTCTGGATCAGAAATTCAGGCAGCCAAGGTTTATCGAGTTGAAGAAGGAGACTTTGTTTATAACCGTCTCTTCGCGTGGAAAGGCTCATTTGCTATAGCCGCAAGAGAGAATCACGACTGCTATGTCTCCAACGAGTTCCCTTGTTTTATGGTAAGGCAAGATCGTGCTGACGGGCAGTACCTCTGGAGATATTTTAGTCGTATCTCAGCCTGGGAAGATGCACTGGGCTTGAGCACCGGAGGTACCCCAACAAGCCGAAACCGTCTCAAAGAGGAAAAGTTGCTAGCAATGGCGATCCCTCTCCCCCCGCTTCCGGAGCAGCGGCGGATCGTGGCGCGGATCGAAGTCCTGGCTGCCAATGCTGCCGAAGCCCGCTTCTTACACCAGCAAGCTTCCCAAGAAGCAGAAGCACTTCTGACCACCGCTCGTCGGGCAATTATATCCAGATCTACGCAGCAGACCATCCCCCTAGAGGATGCGTGTGCTGCCATTATCGATAACCTCCACTCCAACCCAAGGCTGAGTGAAACGGGTGTCCCATGCATACGATCGCCCGATGTTGGATACGGCAAATTGAATCTTCATGGTGCACAGCGAACCGATGAAGACGAATACCGAAAACGGACAGTCCGCGGCGAACCACAGGCTGACGATATTGTTCTTGTCCGCGAAGGTGGCGGTACTGGAAAGTGCGCCCTTGTTCTTCCAGGACAACGTTTTAGTCTCGGGCAACGAGTTATGATGTTACGACCAAATTGCAATCGAATTGCGCCTCGATTTTTCTTACACCAACTCTTATCACCGCTTATCCAAGAGGAACAAATTCAGCCTCTTTCTACAGGCTCAGCATCGCCTCATCTCAACATCGCTGCACTGAAGAAATTCAACCTTCGAGTTCCGTCACTTGGTGAGCAGCGCCGCATTGTTGCTTATCTCGACGGTTTGCAGGCCAAGGTGGACGCGCTGAAGAAGCTACAAGCCGAAACCGCCGTCGAACTCGCCGCGCTGCTGCCATCCATTCTCGACAAAGCATTTAAAGGGGAACTATGA